Part of the Lynx canadensis isolate LIC74 chromosome E3, mLynCan4.pri.v2, whole genome shotgun sequence genome is shown below.
CCGCGGTGAGCCAGCAGACGGCACTCAGGGTCGCCCCCCTGGCCCGGCCCCGTCGCAGCCCCTCCAGAGTGCCCGGATTGTCGGTGTCCGTGGCTCCTCGCTGTGGGGAGCGCTGGCCTGTGGTTTCACAGACCTGTTTCGTTGCCTGGCTGAGCTCAGACTCACTGGGGACCTCGCATGCCTTCGGTCACCGAAGCTCTGTGTGGGTTAATCCTGCAGAAGCGTCCTGCCTACTTGTGCTGTCTGCCcagggggcgggggtgtgtgCTGCCACAGTGATCACTCCGGGGACGGTGGGGGGCATGGGGCCGCGGGCACTTGATTGAGAGTCCAGAGTGTCCCGTGCCCTCAGGGCTTCTGCAGGGAAGGAGGGCATTTCCACTGACCCAGCTTGGTGCTGGGTCAGGTTCCGTGCAGAAGAGCCAGTTGAGGTGAACGGTTTGAGAAACTTGGGGAAGTGAAGATTTTCAGGTGTCAGGGTCCCTGCCAGCCTCTGGCCAGAGAGCACCTTAAAGACAGACTGGGCTGTGCTCCCCTGTGCCCTGGCTCCCTGAGGGTACTCCGTCCACCTCATGCAAGCCCAGGTCCTCGTCTTCGGGATCATTGCCCCCGCCTTGTCGTTTTCCCTgggcctctgcctctgtcccaaaCAAATATTCCAGACAGGTGTGCTGTCCAGTGAAGGAGGTCCCCCAGGTGTTGCCCTTCAAGGTCCCAAACCCCCATAGCATCGTGCTCCTGGCAGTCGGGTCTGCACAGGGACGGGGAAGGAAGAGGGCAGGCCGGAGCCCTGGGACGGAGCGGTGACAGAGAGGAGTTCTAGTTGGGGTCCCAGCATGGTGCTGTCTATTTTGGACTTAATTTTGCAGTCAGGGAAGGTTGGAGCCCATTTACAAGGTGTTCTGGGGTCAGTGCCACAGCCTGAGGTGGTGGCCGGGGTTCAGCCCGTTGGTCACGTCATCCTGACAGTTTCCTGAGTGGAGGACTTTCCTTTTTGACTTTTGCTTTTCTTACAATAACAGAAATAAACTTTCTTAGTACCGGACCCCATCTGATTGGTCTGGTGGTGTGTCTGCCACAACTCAGCCGGCTTCCTGAGACCCGGGCCCATGGATGACCCCGGAGGCTGCGGCGCTGATGCCcaggcccctcctgcccctttcctggGAACACAGTTGTCCAAGAGCCTCCCGAACCTGTAGTGCTGGGCCCCACCCAGAGTTCCCGCCTCATGGCCACAGGGCCTGGGGACGTTCGTTTCTGACACGCCCCAGGTGACACCACCACCCGGGCCTGCCTCTGCTGAGCTGGTGGCCTGACCCCGCCGGAGTGGGGGTGAAGGGTGTGATTTGGATTGGGTTGCTGAGGCGGGTGAGGGTCAGCCTGAGCCGGGCGGGGGGGTTTGCACAGGCGTAGCCGACAGGGGAGTGGTGGCAGCAGCCGAGAGGAGCTCGTCACCTTCTGGATCTTAACAGGCACGTCACCTTCTGGATCTTCACTTCCGGTCGTCCTGAGTCTGTGTTGAGCCCCGGGGGCGGCGGGTGAGCCTGAGCCGGCAGGCAGGGCTGGTTTCACGCGTTGTCATGCATTGTCGTGGCTGGAAGGTGGTTCCGAACCTGGTGGAGGGCGCCCCTGTTGTCCTCAGGAACGTGAGGTGCGGTCCTTTCACCCACAAGAGCGGAGAGGAGACGCTCTCCTTGGAAGGCTGAGGGGCTGAGGGTCGGGACAGGCTAGGGGGACTCCCTTTTTGTCTCGTTAAAGCCTTGTTTATGTTTCCGTGGACTTTGAAGACAGACTTAAGGCCAAATTCTCTAGCAAGGTTAGTGACCTCTGAGGGTACAGGGAAGTTGGGGCTCCGGCCTCTTAGGCTGTGCGGGGTGAGCAGCACCCTGGAGACCCTGAGAGGCAGCTCTCCCCACAGGGAGCGTGAGCCAAGCGGATGGCGGGGGTAGGGGGAGCTCTGGGCCACTAGTGGGGACCCTGAAGGCACCAGGCCTTGGGGGTCTGTGGTCTGGAGGTGCTGGGGGACCTGACACCCAGAAGCGGGACTCTGAGTAACCCACTCCTGCAGCGCTCCTGGGACTGGCGGGCCCAGCGGGCAGACTGCCTACCTCTGGGCCTGCACGGGTGTCTTCTCCCCAGGGGTTCCTGGGTCCTGctggccacccccccccacccccgctgacTTTCCCGAAGTAAATGGGAGAAGAGCCCTGATCTCTCTGATGTTCGTGGAGTGCCAGTGATGGGGAGGTGCGGTGGGGTGAGAAAGCAGAGGGGATGGAGGAGGGTCGGGTGCTGTGGGCCAGTTGCAGTCTAGGGACTTGTGCACGACGCGGTGGGCTTGCTGTCTGACCTGGGGCACCTTTCTACTCGGTTGGTTTCAAGAATAAGAGTTACTCTCTTGGCCAGACCTGAATCTAAATTGTGAGCCCCTGATTCTACACTGGGGGACTGATGCCCCCCCCAATCTCTGCATTGGCAGAGGGGAGTGGTCTGCCACtgccctggccccccaccccggtcCTCAGGCAGTGCTCTGGACATCCCCACCGTGTCCTTGCCTTTCCTGTGGAGACTGACGGTGGGAACCCTGTCGCTGCAGCCCTCTGCAGTGTGACAAGAGGGCAGGACAGGTGTGCGGGCGTCTGCTGGGAATGCTGGTGAACCCTTCCTGCACCGCACATACCTAGGCCTGTGCCGTGGCCCCCGGGGGTGGGATGTTCACAGGGAAGGGGCCCCACGTGGAGGTGTTCTGGGTCTCCGGAGCATCCTGGCTCCCTCTTTCCTGGAGAGCCGCCTGCGGAGGAGGCCGGGGTCGCCCCTTGGGGACGTGATGCCCGGGGCAGACTCAGGCTGGGCGGTTTGCTGGGAGCCCGGTCTGTGTCAAGCTGGTGTGAGCGAGGGGAGGGGCGGGACGGCTCCTGCACTCTGCCTGTCCTAACCGCGGTGCTCTGCCCGGTCTCTTGCAGGGACTTTGAACATGTCGGGGATCGCCCCTCAGCAGACTGGCCCAGGAGAGGAAAGCCTGGAGAAAGGACCACCCGTTTGTAAGGAAAGCTTTATTTTCTGTGCGTAGCGGGGGGGCGGTTTCCCCCGGTGGAACCCGGGAACCCCATCACGCCTGCTCTGCTACACACTCTGTGCAGGGTGCCCTTGGGAGTCTCAGGACTGTTGGCGAGCAGGAGGAATGAGATGCCGGGGCGTTGATGTGCCTGTGTGGTTGTTTTCTCTCAGGGCTTTGTGGCTGTCCCAACAAAAAACCCCGATGGCACGATGAACCTCATGAACTGGGAGTGCGCCATTCCCGGGAAGAAAGGGGTAAGGGGCGCCACTCTGCTGACCTGCTTctcgggggaggggacagggttGCGGTGACAggtgattccccccccccccccaccagtcaGCTTTAATTCAGAAAGAAGAGCTGTGTTGCAGGAGGGGCTGGGTGTGGCACCCCCACCGAGCCCGGGGGCAGACCCTGCTGCGTGTTCAGGGAAGAGAGCCTTGGGACACGCTGGAGAAGggcccagagggaaggaagggcctTCCCGTTTGTCCTTCAAACCCGCTGCAGCTGAAGTAGCCAGGATATAGTGACGCTCGACCTGGCGGTCTTTGAGCCTGGGGCAGGTAGCGGGGGGTCCAGTCAGGGCCAGCGTATTTGAAGCATTTGGGAGTCAAGGTCTCCAgcagccccgcatccggctctttCTGGGTTGACCCCAAAGCCAAGAGGAGACCCCTGAGGTGACCTGGTTACGCCCCGGCCTTATCGCCTTATCGCCGCCACGTCCCTCCACCCGTGGCGTGGCGTTTGCGTGAGCTCAGCCTGGTGCTTCCTGACAGCCTCCTCGCCCGATGCTAAGCTGGCAGGATTAGGACTCGGCTTTGTCCTCGGACAATGTGGTTTGCTTTCTCCGTTTGCCACGGCTCCGTGGAGGGCCGGGCCCGCACCTCTGCCTTTGCTAAGCCCCTTCTCGGCCCATCGTCTGAGGCTGAGGCAGGTGCGCCGTGGCCTTGTCCCTCCcggaggaggctggggagggctgTGCTGGTGGAGCTGGCGACAGGGGCCGCTCAGGTGGAGATCCTGACCCCCGATCTGGGTCACAGGGGGTGGCCTGCGGCCCCGCCTGTCTTCCCGGAAGCCTAGCTCCCGCAACGCTCCTCTCCGGGGATGGTCTTTCCGGCCCCCTCAGGGCCCGTGGCAGCCACCACGGTCCAGTCGTGGGGACAGCCGGTCGGTTTGTGGGGCGGTGCTGGGGGCGTGCGGCAGAGGCCAGTTCCTCCTGGGCTCAGGCCCGCGGCGGAGGCCGGCGGCACGCCTGACTGCACGTTCGTTTCCCCGCAGACCCCGTGGGAAGGAGGCTTGTTTAAACTGCGGATGCTTTTCAAGGACGACTACCCATCCTCACCCCCAAAATGTAAGTAGAGCGAAGCCCTCGCGACTCCGTCTGCTTCCCCACGTTCGCCGTGCGGCGGCCCCGGGGGCTCTGACCCCTGGAGGCCGTGGACTGGAGCCAGGTGCACGTGGCGGGCGTAGTCGGGTGCCGGCTGTGATCCACCGGAGGCTCCTGGCCCTGAGTCCCTGTCGGGGATAAGGTGCCACCACCGTCTGCCCTCGCTAGGGATGGGCGTCACAAGGACCACGGTCCGGAACCCCACCTCTCGGAGGGTTTCCTTCCCCGACCCGTTGTCACCGCGCCCGTTTGTTAACACTCCACATCCAACTTGTTGGCTGCGAGCCGCCTGGATGGATAAGTCTCCGGAGAAGGCAGTGGGAAGAAAAGGCCGAGGCTGTCTTTAACGTCGTGCTACGGTTATGTCATCAAAGTGCACTTTCGCGAGACTCAGGACGGGAGGAGCGCCAAATTCCTCCCCGCTTGCAGCTGGAAGCCACCAAAACCGGTCCGTGGTTGGTTAATTAAATGAGTGAAGGCGTGCCTCGTTGTGTGGAGAAGTGTCCCGCACAGCACGTGGCCACCGGGAACGGCCTTACGGAAACATCTACGCTTGGGTTGGTAACTCGAAAAGGTAGAAGAACGTTTCCATCATAACGGCGTCTAGCAGAAGAGTTTTAAGCATGGATAGTTAGCAGGGTGACCCCTGGGATGGAGACTTTTCATTTGGCTGGTTCTTTGCTGTTTGAATTGTTTCTGCCGCGTGGAGGTATTGCGTTGAATAGTAGCTCTGATTAAGAAACGAGACCGTCACGGCTGCTTTCGTCACTTGTGTTCAGCTTGATACCTGAATTCCAAGCGGACTTGacaaggcaaaaaacaaaaatcccagccAAGAGCGGGAAGGGAAGACGGGCTGCAGATGGTCTCGCCTTTCTTTTTAGATCTTTTTTGATAAGGTTGTGCAATAAGGGATCAACCTGCAAAAACCTATTTTCAACATAATTGCAACAAACGGAAGTGTTTGACCCTGACTGTTTACAATAGCGTCAAATCCAGGTGTGGAAGTTTTTGTGGAAATCGTCACACAGATTCTAGAAGTCAGGAGCACGGAGAGTAGCCGCGGCCCTTAGAGTGCCAGGGTGGTCGGGGAGGCCGGGGCTGAGGCGCGTCGGTCCAAGGGCACCCACACCCGTCAGCAGGATGGGCGAGATGTAAACCGGACAGACCTGCTACGGGGACACGGTGACTGGGACGCAGGCCTGCCGGGCAGAGGCCACACGTGCCACGTGTTTATGACATGGGCGCAAGGCTAGTCCGGCAAATGGACCGGGCCCACAGAGTATCCCTGCGGAGGAGACAGGaatccgcccccccccgccccaggtagCCTTCCAGATGAATCTCCACGTCCAGTGGAAAGAAGGAACGGTGCGGCTTCTAGAAGAGATCGGTAGATTTCAGCAGCGAGGCACAGAAGGTGCTTTGGCCCCGTAGGCAGAACATCGCTAATGGGGCTACGTCACACTGAGCACCACGTGTTCACCAGGAGAAgccagtgagggagagagatggg
Proteins encoded:
- the UBE2I gene encoding LOW QUALITY PROTEIN: SUMO-conjugating enzyme UBC9 (The sequence of the model RefSeq protein was modified relative to this genomic sequence to represent the inferred CDS: deleted 1 base in 1 codon), producing the protein MQAQVLVFGIIAPALSFSLGLCLCPKQIFQTGTLNMSGIALSRLAQERKAWRKDHPFGFVAVPTKNPDGTMNLMNWECAIPGKKGTPWEGGLFKLRMLFKDDYPSSPPKCKFEPPLFHPNVYPSGTVCLSILEEDKDWRPAITIKQVRHLVRIQELLNEPNIQDPAQAEAYTIYCQNRVEYEKRVRAQAKKFAPS